ttacaggcagaccaaaatctgatttcaaagtgtttttttgagcataaactttaaagacatgttttggggacctcttagaccaatatatgttgatgaaaaagagcataatatgtcacctttaatataacattatagtcattatggcctctagaaaaatgtattttttgggaggtggggtcgtgcactataggcccctgtggtgcagcctaagcttttgtccttcatgaaatttttttccccttacattacttttacttttatactttaagtagttttgaaaccagtacttttacacttttacttaaataaaaagcttgagttcatacttcaacttctacagaagtatttttaaaccctagcatctatacttctacatgagtaatgaatgtgaatacttttgacacctctgaccAGGACATAGTCCTCACCAGTAATTCATTTTCATGTATCAGGTGTATCAGtaagacacatttttatatttcagtgttacactccttctctttctcactTTGTTACACTCACGCCAGAAAATATGCATTATCTGATTGCaagtttttctttgatgtgatgtgctttaaaaataaaatccaagtTAATGGCGTTTGCAAGTTGCTTTCTGCtctctattttttgttttctaaatgttttaCTGTCACTTTGAGATACAATCAAACAGTCCTGACACCACCCCGTGTGTCTCCAGCTCCAACCCAGCAGCTCTACTTCGGCCCTACtctgtaagggataatgtgtgGTTAGAGGGTTGCTATTGGAAAAAGAATCCTTCaggttgaagttttttttttaaagatagtcccagtgattccacattAGTCAGCGTTcaatggtgatggattcttatctgcctgttgcggtggatttaacatgaaactgtcctcattcagctctccttctctgagctctgctgttcacacacctttaaaaacaaactaatgtcacaactttgaaccctgctgctatcatcaccaccgctcatggtttaagtttctttataGAGCCtggtaacctaaagtttctctcacctgctctgctcatcgctaatattgatggacaggatccaatatgcaAACATCcttagcctgccgatttagcatgctagcCGAAGCttacattttagccacattgtataccaatatgatgctaacggaagctaacagttttacctcaccttggTCTATGGTggcaacaagcagaagctgaaTGTGCCAGAACGCTTTTTGTTATACATGACGTGCGATCAGTTTGACtgtggcgttgctcatgttaaagAAAGTTATTCACCGTCTTCAAGGAGTTTGGACCAGTCacaatcaagcatcttacacaaccggaagatcagtaagataGTAAGACAGTAAGACATCCATGATCTGTTTGACTCAACTTTCATCTCATGATGTCATTCAAGtgtagatttatttttcaatattttccatCAGTGAATCATGAAGATTGGACCATTGTTTAAAGGCCATAAGGTCGACCTTCATTAATTTGAGATGACCAAAACAAATACTTATATCACTTTTAACAGACAAActaatgtagctctagtgaagGTTcggacaggaagactataagaGCATTCAGGGCAGTGGTTTAACTCTCCTCCCTCTTGCTCAATAGCTCAAcctcttccagctgcatgctcccgAGCCGTCATTGGTTAGTCAGCGGCAGTTGTCATCCAATAGCACAGTGGCACGACCTTAtagtcagcctatcaacttcctgctgctgtctttctaagtttctctctctctctctctctctctctctctctctctctctctctctctctctctctctctctctctctctctctctctctctctctctctctctttctctctctctttctctctctctttctctctctctccagctagttccttgcTTTAGATAGTTCGCATCCCTCCACCTTCTCatctctgcaaagtcttcaattcctagaaatCCCCAGCCACCTCTAaggggggatttcttctgctgccagaTTCACACATAtgctcacaaaatgatcccATAGAGCCCTtgggccaaagatttctgtcaaagtTCATtcttcattaagttgtaataaatgaCATTTCACTCTTCAAAttttgtctctcctgattgaaatggagAGCCACTGGTTGTTAGTAGATACTCACTATAACAGCTTGAGATTCATCTGAAATTCACCTGGTGGTGTTTTGCAGGTGAGAAACTCACCTGGTGGACCTTTGTTAAGTACCTGTCTGCCACCTAGTGGGTTGTTCTTTATTGCAGGCTGTACACCTGAGATCTGAGATCAGTCGGGTACCTTTCATTAGCAGGTGTCATTGTTTCTACACTTTTTGAAAGGACAAGAGCTGAAACACACTGAgttcaaataaagaaaagttcAATGATCCACAAAATAAGAGATGTTCCCCAAATGTTGCTGAAAGATTAAAGTCTCCTTTAAATCTATCTTTCATTCAACACTGACTTAATATTAACCTGAGGATTTCAATGTGAAATCAAAATGCAGGTACAAAATACTGAGGGCTTTTCTCTTGTAGTTGATAAAACCTCTTATTAACCCTTTATTGATTGGTTAACCATTGTAGTTTGTTATCCATCACACCTTCAACAGTCTGATTGAACTGAACTTTCAAACCTGATCATATTACACCTGGACAGAATCCAAATCCTTActgttattttatcattattattatttttttttttttttcaaatgatggACAAACAGGGTTactctttattcattttcatttaatttaatctatttatttattgagttgggacaatgcacattaatcaacattaatgcattgagAATCAATGTAAATGCACCAAActtaacacacagacacagtaagaCTTCAAATCACATGATAGACAattacaaaacacaggcagacaaatcaagactaacaaaacacaggcagacaaatcaagactaacaaaacacaggcagacaaatcaagactaataaaacacaggcagaaaaatcaagactaagaaaacacagacagacaaatcaagactaataaaacacagacagacaaatcaagactaataaaacacagacagacaaatcaagactaataaaacacagacagacaaatcaagacttataaaacacaggcagaaaaatcaagactaacaaaacacagaaagacaaatcaagactaataaaacacaggcagaaaaatcaagactaacaaaacacagacagacaaatcaagactaatagaACACAGGTagaaaaatcaagactaatagaacacaggcagaaaaatcaagacaaataaaacacagacagaaaaatcaagactaataaaacacaggtagaaaaatcaagactaaaagaacacaggcagacaaatcaagactaataaaacacagacagacaaatcaagacttataaaacacaggcagaaaaatcaagacttataaaacacagacaaatcaagactaacaaaacacagacagacaaatcaagactaaaaaaacagacagaaaaatcaagactaacaaaacacagacagacaaatcaagactaattaaaacagagggagacaaatcaagacttataaaacacaagcagaaaaatcaagacttataaaacacagacagacaaatcaagactaataaaacacaggcagaaaaatcaagactaataaaacacagacagacaaatcaagactaataaaacacagacagacaaatcaagactaataaaacaggcagaaaaatcaagactaataaaacacagggagacaaatcaagactaataaaacacagggagacaaatcaagacttataaaacacaggcagacaaatcaagactaataaaacacagacagacaaatcaagactaataaaacacagacagacaaatcaagactaataaaacaggcagacaaatcaagactaataaaacacagacagacaaatcaagactaagaaaacacagacagacaaatcaagactaataaaacaggcagacaaatcaagactaataaaacacagacagacaaatcaagactaataaaacaggcagaaaaatcaagactaataaaacacagggagacaaatcaagactaataaaacacagggagacaaatcaagacttataaaacacaggcagacaaatcaagactaataaaacacagacagacaaatcaagactaataaaacacaaacagacaaatcaagacttataaaacacaggcagaaaaatcaagactaatagaacacaggcagaaaaatcaagacaaataaaacacagacagaaaaatcaagactaataaaacacagggagacaaatcaagacttataaaacacaggcagacaaatcaagactaataaaacacagggagacaaatcaagacttataaaacacaggcagacaaatcaagactaataaaacacagacagacaaatcaagactaataaaacacagacagacaaatcaagactaataaaacacagacagacaaatcaagactaataaaacacagggagacaaatcaagacttataaaacacaagcagaaaaatcaagacttataaaacacagacagacaaatcaagactaatagaacacaggcagaaaaatcaagacttataaaacacaagcagaaaaatcaagactaacaaaacacaggcagaaaaatcaagactaataaaacacagacagacaaatcaagactaataaaacacagacagacaaatcaagactaataaaacaggcagaaaaatcaagactaataaaacacagggagacaaatcaagactaataaaacacagggagacaaatcaagacttataaaacacaggcagacaaatcaagactaataaaacacagacagacaaatcaagactaataaaacacagacagacaaatcaagactaataaaacaggcagacaaatcaagactaataaaacacagacagacaaatcaagactaagaaaacacagacagacaaatcaagactaataaaacaggcagacaaatcaagactaataaaacacagacagacaaatcaagactaataaaacaggcagaaaaatcaagactaataaaacacagggagacaaatcaagactaataaaacacagggagacaaatcaagacttataaaacacaggcagacaaatcaagactaataaaacacagacagacaaatcaagactaataaaacacaaacagacaaatcaagacttataaaacacaggcagaaaaatcaagactaatagaacacaggcagaaaaatcaagacaaataaaacacagacagaaaaatcaagactaataaaacacagggagacaaatcaagacttataaaacacaggcagacaaatcaagactaataaaacacagggagacaaatcaagacttataaaacacaggcagacaaatcaagactaataaaacacagacagacaaatcaagactaataaaacacagacagacaaatcaagactaataaaacacagacagacaaatcaagactaataaaacacagggagacaaatcaagacttataaaacacaagcagaaaaatcaagacttataaaacacagacagacaaatcaagactaatagaacacaggcagaaaaatcaagacttataaaacacaagcagaaaaatcaagactaacaaaacacaggcagacaaatcaagactaataaaacacagacagaaaaatcaagactactaaaacacagacagacaaatctaGACTAATagaacacaggcagaaaaatcaagactaataaaacacaggcagacaaatcaagacaaataaaacacagacagaaaaatcaagactaacaaaacacaggcagacaaatcaagactaataaaacacagacagaaaaatcaagactgataaaacacagacagacaaatctaGACTAATagaacacaggcagaaaaatcaagactaataaaacacaggcagacaaatcaagacaaataaaacacagacagaaaaatcaagactaataaaacaggcagacaaatcaagactaataaaacacagacagacaaatcaagactaagaaaacacagacagacaaatcaagactaataaaacaggcagacaaatcaagactaataaaacacagacagacaaatcaagactaataaaacacagacagacaaatcaagactaataaaacacagacagacaaatcaagactaagaaaacacagacagacaaatcaagactaataaaacaggcagacaaatcaagactaataaaacacagacagacaaatcaagactaataaaacacagacagacaaatcaagactaataaaacacagacagacaaatcaagactaataaaacacagggagacaaaatcaacacaacaacacgGTTAAAAAGATCAATGAACAAAAAGCCCCCGGGAACAGGCATCAGATTAAGAATCAGTATTTAGGTATGCGTACatgtctgatttgtttttaaccactgtttgagggtttttttaaagagtgagTAGATGTCACAGTGTCTGATGTGTGATGGTAACTTGTTCCAGGAATGTGTTCCTCTTACAGATACCACCATCTGACTGAATTTAGTCCTACGCCTAGGTACAGTACAGTGTCCTCTGGCTAGAGCTCTAGTTCTCCGTccatcattgttttttttctggatgAAGTCACTTAGCGGAGGGGGGGCAAGGGcgtttaaatctttaaaaatgagacaaacatCCATAAAAATTTGGTAGTTATCCTGGTCAAGAATATTAAACTTTTTTACAACTGGGacattaaaattattatttatgtattctttATCATATCTTTATGGAGGTTCCTATAACGTGATACcttaaacactgttttttgaAACAAAGAATCATCCCGAATTACTGCTAATGTTTGAGTTAGATGATCTTTTAAAGAAGACAGACACTTATTTATTCTGATCGAATCAAGTTTTCATTTATTAACTGCAAATGAGATGCAACTCACAAGACATTTCAAGTTCAATCATTTGGTCTTTACTTTGTCTATTTAAGGCCAGCAGTCTTTTTTATCCATTTAAGGTATTTACAGACGTCCATGTATGCATTATAATGAACACAGCGAGGCCTGAAACGACCAAAAGAAATGACCCCATAAATCTTCTCGTTGTGCACCACTCCTCCACCAGAGTCACCCTGAGAGACAGATATCAGAGGGAACAGAATTTGACATGATGTCCTGAAAACTTGATGATTGTGAAGttataaaacatgaaatgaCTGTAGGGTAAGAAACATCTCTAACTCACTGGAGTAGAAGACGCTTCAGAAGACTGGCCACAGAGCAGGTGTTGAAAGCTGTACTTCTTGTGGAAGTCCGGCTGTTCTTTCTTTATGCATTTCAAATACTTCTTACAGTCCATCGCCTCCATGTCTGCACACTGAAGAGTGTCTGATACATGATCGACTACATGATAAGGATTAAGAAAAGTATTTagcacaaagtaaaaaaaatgtgtcatcatttttttgctttatttgtgAGAAAGAAATGACAAGTGATAAACTGAataaaggaaagacagaaacaacaaacaaaacaaaaacaaaaacaaaagacagggAGTATACAGACATACACATATTAATGATTACAGTAATGtacgttgttgtttttttaacaattttttatCCTTTCATCATTTTAATAGTTAGGAAAATTATTCCTCCAATAAATCAGAACATCTCCTTGAAATcagtttatttcttcttttcaaaccttcatcaaaactgaaacaaactgtGTTTATTTCTTCAAAGAATCAAATTGAACCCTTTAACTCTGGTTTGATCTACTCTACCCTGCATGCTCCTCAAACATCTAAAATGTGCGAGGTTGTGTTTGAAAAGCAAGAGCAGCATATTATATATTTTCCCTACACATGTTAGATAAAAATTACAAAGTATGTGATCTTAATATGTGCAGAAAGTTGACCAAGCACAAAAGTTACAATATGGACTATTGCTAAATAGTTCTTATAATCCATTTTTAAATAACACCAATAAACAAAAGATTTAAGATTATTCTCACCTATTTCGTTTTGAGAATCTAAAGTTCTGTTCATGAAACCTGCAATCTGAAACGAAAGACTGAAAAGcaaaacataatgaaaacaaacagtttcaTTAGAAGTTTTGAAAAGGTGTTAAAAGTCTcatcaaatcaaaaacacaggTTGTGTTTCTTTCTACAGAAATGTTAGTTCCTGCAAAGTGTAGCTTAGGGAAGATCATAACTCACATCTTCTTACGATCCTTACACTCCTTTGTAGTAGGAAGATCCACAGGTTTGATCCCGGAGGGATTATCAAGCTCCAGCAGCATGATGTCATGTTCCTTGCTCCGTTTAATAAGCTTCCATTTCTTATAGATCTTGTTCGATTTTATTTTACCTGGTGTTACTTGACCTTGACCTGAATGCACACCTAAATATGGAGTCATAatcctaaaaataaaaagaggtaaaagaggAACATCACTGAAGTACTGTTAAAACATCATTATCACATGATAATTACATATTTACTGAATATTAACAAATCATTGCGATCTTTCTGTTAGGAATGCTATCAGGAATAATAGATTGAATTTCTAAAAAACATAGTACAGTGTATTAGTATAAACTAAAAAAAGATGTTCCTCTCTTACAGATTCCAGAGGTAAAAGAGAACATTCACGGAGTTATTGTCAGTGTATCTTAGTTTAGAAACAGGGGTaataaatgatttaattttaacAAAAGCAAATATGTATCCATGTTCAGAAAGCTATCAGGAATTCAGATTGaatatttcatttgaaaatatACTGCTGCAAGTGTATTAAAGAAAGACTGTCCCTCTCTCACTTCTCCTCGCAGTGAGCTGCAGTCAGGATCCAGCGGTTACTGATCAGAGAGCCACCACACAAGAAGTTATGGGTCCCATCATTTACTATCAACTTCACATGGTACTGACGCTCATCATCTTTGCATTTATGACCCAGATAGATTCTCTTCTGCAGATCCACAGCTGTGCTTACTGTGACACCTGAAAGAGAAAGTCCTCCACCGGGTGAGTGTGAGTTGGAACgagtgaagaaaacaacttttaaggCAACAATATACTACACATGGAGGAATGTCTTGTGAGGTATTGTAAGAACATAATGTAGAGGAACTACAGATGTGATCATAACTAGTGATATAAAAGACTTTATCTGAGTCCACTCTCTGACCTTTAACACCTCTACTCTTAGAATCCAGCAGCCATCACTTTCCACGTAGTTCCACTGACCTCACAAACAACCTCTGATAAGTTACCTCCTCTGGTGTGACGTTGCTTTCATGGTTATTAATGGTTGGTAATAAATGGATATTCTATGCATGCATCATGCCCCTACATCTGTTGAACCTCAGAGGGTATCTTTTTAGTCTAATACTGCAAGTTCAGACGAACAGGCAAGTTCATAGAAACATTAAATACATCCTCAGAAATTGATTTTTTACCGGTACTCCCTTTTCAAGTTACTTATGAGAAAACCTTTTAATAAATAAACCAATGAAGCAGATTTGAAGAGAAAATGCTGACTACTCACCGGCCCACAGcaaaaggaggagaagacgTGTCATGCTACCCATCTTTGCAAGACTACCCTCCTGGTGCCACAGTGgtgcattttaaatgttttcacacTGCCCTGGTGGAACTCGAGCCACCAATCACCTCACAATGATTTATCAAAACAATCCTCATTGGCTACAACGCCAACGTTTACACATGTGCAAATGATTTGACCACTTATTGAACGGTCTTGTCCTTTTACGGCAATAAATGATTCTGGTACGAAGAAACGTTGAACATGTAGATAGTAATTCATGTGTTTCAGCAAGACCCCACAAATTCAAGTTTATATTATTGacgttttgttttgaaaaagtaaATCCTTCCAAATCCCCTGAAGTCATAACTATTTTAG
The Notolabrus celidotus isolate fNotCel1 chromosome 7, fNotCel1.pri, whole genome shotgun sequence DNA segment above includes these coding regions:
- the LOC117816084 gene encoding trypsin-2-like is translated as MGSMTRLLLLLLWAGVTVSTAVDLQKRIYLGHKCKDDERQYHVKLIVNDGTHNFLCGGSLISNRWILTAAHCEEKIMTPYLGVHSGQGQVTPGKIKSNKIYKKWKLIKRSKEHDIMLLELDNPSGIKPVDLPTTKECKDRKKILSFQIAGFMNRTLDSQNEIVDHVSDTLQCADMEAMDCKKYLKCIKKEQPDFHKKYSFQHLLCGQSSEASSTPGDSGGGVVHNEKIYGVISFGRFRPRCVHYNAYMDVCKYLKWIKKTAGLK